A section of the Rubritalea squalenifaciens DSM 18772 genome encodes:
- a CDS encoding FAD-dependent oxidoreductase, with product MSSTPRYRIAIVGFGSAGASAGIMLAARGHEVHLFERAPQNEPVGAGFLLQPSGMKVLRDMGILDELLPETARVEKLFCRNTRDQVMLDLHYNDLAQSLFGAGTHRGTFLTLLEKHAITSGVHLHWGHPIASFTQSTQKVALTEENGTTHKDFDLLLIGDGARSELRKQTSIPTKCKQYPWGALWFIGQRTEGFATDTLWQAVESTNLLNGFLPTGTRDDLLSLFWSIRMDRVDKWFSSDLNQWKEQVCYMAPQAEDYLKQIHDHRDLKVASYYDVVMPYWHDGRTVILGDAAHALSPQLGQGVNLALLDAATLVESIERFPLNEALSAYSRTRKAHLAFYQRATRWTTPFFQSDMKALGLIRDLAFPLANSIPYVRNQMVATMAGLKSGIFSMMATESPSLPARKNQYLLDDSASAS from the coding sequence ATGTCGTCCACACCTCGATACCGCATCGCCATCGTAGGCTTTGGCAGTGCTGGCGCCAGTGCCGGAATCATGCTGGCGGCACGCGGTCATGAGGTTCATCTATTTGAGCGTGCCCCTCAAAACGAACCTGTAGGAGCTGGCTTTCTCCTTCAGCCATCGGGTATGAAAGTACTCAGAGACATGGGCATCCTCGATGAGTTGCTACCAGAGACGGCCCGGGTCGAGAAACTGTTCTGCCGCAATACGAGAGATCAGGTCATGCTCGACCTTCACTACAATGACCTCGCCCAATCATTATTCGGTGCAGGTACTCACAGGGGCACTTTCCTCACCCTACTTGAAAAGCATGCGATTACCTCTGGTGTCCATCTTCACTGGGGACACCCCATCGCATCATTCACTCAATCCACCCAGAAGGTCGCCCTCACCGAGGAGAATGGTACTACGCACAAGGATTTCGACCTTCTCCTCATTGGCGATGGTGCGAGGTCAGAGTTACGTAAACAGACCAGTATCCCCACCAAGTGCAAGCAGTACCCATGGGGAGCTCTCTGGTTCATCGGGCAACGTACTGAGGGATTTGCGACAGACACCCTATGGCAAGCCGTAGAATCGACCAATCTACTAAACGGATTCCTGCCCACTGGCACGCGAGACGACCTGCTGAGTTTGTTCTGGTCGATCCGGATGGATCGTGTCGACAAGTGGTTTTCTTCAGATCTCAACCAATGGAAGGAGCAAGTGTGCTACATGGCTCCCCAGGCAGAAGATTATCTGAAGCAGATCCACGATCACCGCGACCTCAAAGTTGCGTCCTACTACGATGTCGTGATGCCCTACTGGCATGACGGACGCACCGTCATTCTGGGAGATGCGGCTCATGCCCTGAGCCCTCAGCTCGGGCAAGGCGTCAACCTAGCCTTGCTGGATGCAGCTACCCTTGTCGAATCCATCGAGCGATTCCCCTTGAATGAAGCACTCTCGGCCTATTCCAGAACCAGAAAAGCCCATCTGGCTTTTTATCAACGCGCTACACGATGGACCACGCCCTTTTTCCAATCTGACATGAAAGCTCTGGGACTCATTCGAGATCTTGCATTTCCGCTGGCAAATAGTATTCCTTACGTCCGAAACCAAATGGTAGCGACTATGGCTGGTCTGAAATCTGGTATCTTCAGCATGATGGCCACAGAATCGCCTAGTCTACCAGCCAGGAAGAACCAATATCTTCTTGATGATTCTGCCTCAGCAAGTTAA
- a CDS encoding AMP-binding protein, which produces MNLVDRLAELAQAHPERLAFIQEQGSKSVSITYDKLYEEVCAGAESFRKAGLKQGDTILFLHHINIQLYAALLATFHAGMTAMFVDLAAGDHLIDHSLHLHPAQAYFASPKAHLLRFHSASLRKIPRHFSSKWAPFTTAWPKYRAAVHSPAQLSPDTPALITFTSGSTGKPKAACRTHGFLTAQHQALSEELDMQETQVDLTTLPIFALANLASGMTSVIADSDLSAPASVNATRIQQQMQRYPITRCAASPAFFRAMLDQNAFPDFRTVYTGGAPVFPSMLERISQQHPSTQLVTVYGSTEAEPISHCNWSHCRDEDLEAMKNGHGLLVGKPNAYTKIAIIKDHNGKPLPKLSPEGFEAITLATGSPGEIVVTGDHVLKGYLNGLGDDETKIHVEDTVWHRTGDAGYLDEDGRIWLLGRCSAKLAPKAGETSPIYPFGVEAQAMYLPGVERAALVDHEGKRLLAIQGKASDPSLSSLQAQWNIDLIFPMDTIPVDKRHNAKIEYPALRKLLAELGDNAG; this is translated from the coding sequence ATGAACCTAGTAGACCGTCTGGCCGAACTTGCCCAAGCCCACCCCGAGCGTCTCGCTTTCATCCAGGAGCAAGGTAGCAAATCTGTGAGCATCACCTATGACAAACTCTATGAGGAGGTGTGCGCTGGTGCTGAGAGTTTCCGCAAAGCTGGGCTGAAACAAGGCGATACCATCCTCTTCCTCCATCACATCAACATTCAGCTTTATGCGGCTCTTCTGGCCACTTTCCACGCGGGAATGACAGCCATGTTTGTGGATCTAGCTGCAGGAGACCACCTCATCGATCACAGTCTCCATCTTCATCCAGCCCAAGCTTATTTCGCTTCACCTAAAGCACATCTACTACGTTTTCACTCGGCTTCCTTAAGGAAGATTCCTCGCCATTTTTCCAGCAAATGGGCCCCCTTCACCACGGCTTGGCCCAAATACCGAGCAGCCGTCCACTCTCCTGCTCAACTCTCACCAGACACTCCGGCGCTGATCACTTTCACCAGTGGCAGCACCGGGAAACCCAAAGCCGCTTGCCGCACGCACGGCTTCCTAACAGCCCAGCATCAAGCACTCTCCGAAGAGCTGGACATGCAAGAAACGCAGGTCGACCTGACTACCCTTCCGATTTTCGCCCTCGCCAATCTCGCATCCGGCATGACCTCGGTCATCGCAGACTCTGACCTCTCCGCCCCTGCCAGTGTGAATGCCACACGCATCCAGCAGCAGATGCAACGCTACCCTATCACCCGCTGCGCGGCATCACCTGCTTTCTTTAGAGCTATGTTAGATCAGAATGCGTTTCCTGATTTTAGGACTGTCTACACGGGCGGGGCTCCGGTCTTTCCCTCCATGCTGGAGCGCATTAGTCAGCAACACCCCAGCACCCAGCTCGTGACGGTCTATGGTTCAACCGAGGCTGAGCCGATTAGTCATTGCAATTGGTCTCATTGTCGCGATGAAGACTTGGAGGCAATGAAAAACGGTCATGGCCTGCTCGTGGGTAAGCCCAATGCCTACACTAAGATTGCCATCATCAAAGATCACAACGGTAAGCCACTCCCAAAGCTATCTCCAGAGGGCTTTGAAGCCATCACCTTAGCCACAGGATCCCCTGGAGAAATTGTGGTGACCGGGGATCATGTCCTGAAAGGCTACCTCAATGGTCTCGGTGATGATGAAACCAAAATCCACGTGGAAGACACAGTCTGGCACCGCACTGGAGATGCGGGCTATCTCGACGAGGATGGTCGCATCTGGCTACTCGGGCGCTGCTCTGCCAAGCTTGCACCAAAAGCAGGTGAAACCTCTCCGATCTATCCTTTCGGCGTGGAAGCCCAGGCCATGTACCTACCCGGTGTAGAGAGAGCTGCACTCGTCGATCACGAGGGAAAAAGATTACTGGCGATACAAGGCAAGGCCAGTGACCCGTCTCTGTCTTCCCTCCAGGCGCAGTGGAATATCGACCTAATCTTTCCGATGGACACCATCCCGGTGGACAAGCGTCACAACGCAAAAATCGAGTACCCGGCCCTGCGTAAATTACTCGCTGAACTTGGTGATAACGCTGGTTAG
- a CDS encoding diacylglycerol/polyprenol kinase family protein: protein MNPWLAILVCTLLLGALLAITARASKSNKVAPETARKMVHVGMGLICLTFPWIFSDVWPVLVLGGMAITGLIAIRYSRLRNSIGSGLFAVSRHSLGEILFPIGVAWVFSMSKGNPVTYIPPILLLTIADTAGAIAGTRWGKHHFNAAGSVKSIEGSSAFAIAGFLSVAAPLFLFSTLSAVTILSLSTAIAIFTMAVEGATGHGADNILLPVGSYFLIDYYLGLEHSALWLRVIALVVLLVLLLVLHKRHALNGAAILTAMLFGFAAFMLGGPASLLSGLALFIVHLLVQRTIPKERCVKYSIDIIFAFALPSLFWLAVSDGLHLPLAVCQLGFISSLCASVAMLHAGTMLFTGREGHAPGMCLVKTLFVAAPALLIRDLPPSYLISWCTSTLVMSLISARVFYCWRGHPHDDAPDTWWKVAILSLAASALTVSLTQLLCS from the coding sequence ATGAACCCCTGGCTGGCGATTCTAGTCTGTACGCTTCTGCTAGGCGCTCTGTTGGCCATCACCGCCCGCGCGTCTAAATCGAACAAAGTCGCCCCAGAGACTGCACGTAAGATGGTCCATGTCGGCATGGGTCTGATCTGCCTGACTTTCCCTTGGATCTTTTCAGACGTCTGGCCAGTGCTGGTACTGGGAGGCATGGCAATCACCGGGCTGATTGCCATTCGCTACTCCCGCCTAAGAAACAGTATCGGTAGTGGGCTCTTTGCGGTCAGCAGACACTCGCTGGGGGAAATTCTCTTTCCCATCGGTGTGGCTTGGGTCTTCTCCATGTCGAAAGGCAACCCGGTCACCTACATCCCCCCTATTCTGCTCCTGACCATTGCAGACACTGCAGGCGCGATCGCTGGTACCCGCTGGGGAAAGCACCACTTCAACGCAGCTGGTTCCGTCAAGAGCATCGAAGGCTCATCCGCGTTCGCCATCGCCGGTTTTCTCAGTGTGGCCGCCCCGCTCTTTCTTTTCAGCACACTTTCAGCGGTCACTATTCTGTCGCTCTCTACTGCGATAGCCATCTTCACCATGGCGGTTGAGGGCGCCACTGGCCACGGAGCGGACAACATCCTGCTGCCTGTGGGCTCCTACTTCCTCATCGACTACTACTTAGGGCTCGAACATAGCGCCTTGTGGTTGAGGGTCATCGCTCTCGTCGTTTTACTCGTGCTTCTTCTGGTTCTCCACAAAAGGCACGCACTCAATGGAGCCGCCATTCTAACAGCCATGCTATTTGGCTTTGCAGCCTTCATGCTGGGCGGTCCAGCCTCTCTGCTCTCAGGACTGGCACTCTTCATCGTTCACCTTCTGGTACAGCGCACCATCCCAAAGGAGCGCTGCGTCAAATACTCCATCGATATCATTTTTGCCTTTGCCTTACCTTCCCTCTTCTGGCTGGCAGTCAGTGATGGATTGCATCTGCCACTCGCCGTATGCCAACTTGGTTTCATCAGTAGCCTTTGCGCCAGTGTAGCGATGCTGCATGCAGGAACGATGCTCTTCACGGGAAGAGAGGGTCACGCTCCGGGAATGTGCTTGGTAAAAACTCTCTTCGTGGCTGCTCCCGCACTCCTGATACGAGATCTTCCTCCAAGCTATCTGATCTCCTGGTGCACAAGCACTCTGGTCATGAGCCTGATATCTGCTAGAGTCTTTTATTGCTGGCGTGGCCATCCCCACGACGATGCACCAGACACCTGGTGGAAGGTAGCCATCCTCAGTCTGGCAGCCAGTGCCCTGACCGTATCCCTGACCCAACTCTTATGCTCATAA
- a CDS encoding DUF3419 family protein has product MSQHSEIQQRAKFDQVRYANCWEDADILVEALQPAGRFCVSIGSAGDNSFSLLAEGAAQVIAVELNPTQVACIELRKAAYSELTYDEFLILLGERDGERLPLFERCSSHLTQDSLAFWSSRMEEIETGFYRHGKFENYFKLFRNRIIPLIHSRKRVAALLQEKSLPERKAFYDKVWNSWRWRLLFNLFFSRTVMGRLGRDPSFFDYVEGSVADRILGRTKHALTELSPHDNPYLRWILNGCYGESLPHALREENFETIKANIDKFTIESRPLESLLTNGQEKFDAFNLSDIFEYMSEQNFRALLEQICSASNPGARLAYWNMLAPRSRPEDMADKLQSLPELSEQLHLQDKAFFYSRFIVEEVL; this is encoded by the coding sequence GTGAGTCAGCATAGCGAGATCCAGCAACGTGCGAAATTCGACCAAGTTCGATACGCCAACTGCTGGGAAGATGCGGACATTCTCGTGGAAGCACTCCAACCGGCTGGCAGGTTCTGTGTGAGCATTGGCTCTGCTGGCGACAATTCCTTTTCTCTACTAGCGGAAGGCGCGGCCCAGGTCATTGCTGTGGAGCTGAATCCCACCCAAGTGGCCTGTATCGAACTCAGGAAAGCGGCCTACAGCGAGCTAACTTATGATGAGTTTCTCATCTTGTTAGGCGAACGAGACGGTGAACGCCTCCCCTTGTTCGAGCGATGCAGCTCTCATCTCACGCAAGACTCTCTGGCGTTCTGGAGCAGCCGGATGGAGGAGATCGAAACAGGCTTCTACCGTCACGGCAAGTTCGAGAACTACTTCAAGCTCTTCCGTAACAGGATCATTCCGCTGATTCACAGCCGCAAACGAGTCGCAGCTCTTTTGCAGGAAAAGTCACTTCCTGAGCGCAAAGCCTTTTACGACAAGGTCTGGAATTCCTGGCGCTGGCGGCTTCTCTTCAATCTCTTCTTTTCCCGCACCGTCATGGGGCGCTTAGGCCGTGACCCTTCCTTCTTCGACTATGTGGAAGGCTCTGTGGCCGACCGCATCCTAGGCCGGACCAAGCACGCTCTCACAGAGCTCTCTCCACATGACAATCCCTACCTGCGCTGGATTCTCAACGGCTGCTATGGAGAGTCCCTGCCGCATGCCCTGCGTGAGGAGAACTTTGAAACGATCAAAGCCAACATCGACAAATTCACCATCGAATCCCGCCCGCTGGAAAGTCTCCTTACCAATGGACAGGAAAAATTCGACGCCTTCAACTTGAGCGACATCTTCGAATACATGTCCGAGCAGAACTTCCGCGCCTTGCTGGAGCAAATCTGTTCCGCCTCCAATCCCGGAGCACGTCTTGCCTACTGGAACATGCTCGCACCGCGGAGCCGTCCAGAAGACATGGCCGACAAGCTCCAGTCTCTGCCCGAGCTCTCGGAACAACTCCACCTACAGGACAAGGCCTTCTTCTACTCGCGCTTCATTGTGGAGGAAGTCTTATGA
- the tmk gene encoding dTMP kinase → MGSADKKGLFIVIEGIDGTGKSTQAKRLAESLREQGETVLLDREPSDGPFGKILRESMTAGRLSPDEELELFHKDRKQHVEDVIQPALARGEHVILDRYYFSTMAYQGARGFDVAELRATNEAFAPAPDLLFILDLPVDKALDRIGARGDTANEFEQRDALQFCRDVFLSVKDEPYAEVIDSTPSLDAIHEQMKTIALQKIKA, encoded by the coding sequence ATGGGATCAGCTGACAAGAAAGGACTCTTCATCGTCATCGAGGGAATCGATGGCACCGGGAAATCAACCCAAGCCAAGCGGCTCGCCGAGAGTCTGCGTGAGCAGGGTGAAACCGTCCTGCTGGACCGTGAGCCATCTGACGGACCTTTTGGCAAAATCCTCCGTGAGTCCATGACGGCTGGCCGGCTCTCTCCTGATGAGGAGCTGGAACTCTTCCACAAGGACAGGAAACAACACGTCGAGGACGTCATTCAGCCAGCCTTGGCGCGTGGCGAGCACGTTATCCTGGATCGCTACTACTTCTCTACCATGGCGTATCAGGGGGCTCGTGGTTTTGATGTAGCCGAGCTAAGAGCCACCAACGAAGCATTTGCCCCCGCCCCGGATCTCCTGTTCATTCTCGATCTCCCCGTCGACAAGGCTCTGGACCGGATCGGTGCACGCGGCGACACGGCAAATGAATTCGAACAACGGGACGCGCTGCAGTTTTGCCGCGACGTCTTTCTCAGCGTCAAAGACGAGCCCTATGCAGAGGTGATCGATTCCACCCCCTCGCTGGATGCCATCCATGAGCAGATGAAAACCATCGCCCTGCAGAAAATCAAAGCCTAA
- a CDS encoding SulP family inorganic anion transporter, with product MFMFKKKRGNLRDDTLSGLTVSLVLVPEAIAFSFIAGVNPLVGLWSAVFVGFITAAFGGRPGMICGATGAIAVVAAKAFQLGGATGIEGMDYKYLFIALILAGVIQTTIGLLKMGRLVRLVPHPVMMGFVNGLAVLIAMGQLEFFKTFKGNFDDENNRVFEWIDGSQLGMMIALVLVTMGIVTFLPKLTKAVPPSLVAIVGVGLVTYFGLVDGRTVGDVLEANSGSSAMDNQFNPALVSLDGIPWGEWSFWAAILPISLTIAIVGLIESLLTLQLIDEITDSRGKSNRECLAQGAANMMSGLFGGMGGCATIGQSLLNMKSGGRGRTSGIVGALSLCALILFGYDLIISIPIAALVGVMFMIVIATFEWSSFKTFGKVPKTDILVIVVVTAVTIISHNLALAVFVGILVSALVFAAKSSKHVTVEVLKDTDEERIYAVEGMIYFASVSDFAEHFQAKSDTPKIVIDFEKARICDLSGIEAIHAMSERYRKAGKELRLRHLSPDCRHMIEKAGTLVDIEVAPDDPDYTVANLRAQKAD from the coding sequence ATGTTTATGTTCAAAAAGAAACGCGGCAATTTGAGGGACGATACCCTATCGGGACTGACGGTCTCTCTGGTCCTTGTGCCTGAGGCCATTGCGTTCTCCTTCATCGCCGGAGTGAACCCACTCGTTGGCCTCTGGTCCGCCGTTTTCGTGGGCTTCATCACCGCTGCATTTGGTGGCCGCCCGGGCATGATCTGCGGTGCTACTGGTGCTATTGCCGTAGTGGCTGCTAAAGCATTCCAACTTGGTGGCGCCACAGGCATCGAGGGCATGGACTACAAATATCTCTTCATTGCCTTGATTCTGGCAGGTGTGATCCAGACCACGATTGGTCTACTCAAGATGGGTCGATTGGTGCGTCTGGTCCCCCACCCGGTCATGATGGGATTCGTCAATGGTCTCGCGGTTCTGATCGCCATGGGCCAGCTTGAGTTCTTCAAGACCTTCAAAGGGAACTTCGACGATGAAAACAACCGCGTGTTCGAATGGATCGACGGCAGCCAACTGGGAATGATGATTGCCTTGGTCCTCGTCACTATGGGGATTGTGACCTTCCTTCCCAAGCTCACCAAGGCGGTTCCTCCCTCTCTCGTGGCCATCGTGGGCGTGGGACTGGTCACTTACTTCGGTCTCGTGGACGGACGCACAGTCGGTGACGTTCTCGAAGCCAACTCCGGTTCGTCCGCGATGGACAACCAATTCAACCCGGCCCTGGTCAGTCTCGACGGCATCCCATGGGGTGAATGGTCCTTCTGGGCGGCTATCCTACCTATCTCTCTGACCATCGCCATCGTCGGTCTGATCGAATCCCTGCTGACCCTTCAGCTGATCGACGAGATCACCGATTCCCGCGGTAAATCAAACCGTGAATGTCTGGCCCAGGGCGCGGCGAACATGATGTCTGGCCTCTTTGGCGGCATGGGAGGCTGTGCTACGATTGGCCAGTCCCTGCTGAACATGAAATCCGGTGGACGAGGCCGCACCTCAGGTATCGTCGGAGCCCTCTCCCTCTGCGCACTGATCCTCTTCGGCTATGATCTCATCATCAGCATTCCTATTGCCGCCCTCGTGGGTGTGATGTTCATGATCGTGATCGCCACCTTCGAGTGGTCCAGCTTCAAGACCTTTGGCAAGGTGCCTAAGACAGACATCTTGGTCATTGTGGTGGTGACTGCAGTCACCATTATCTCCCACAACCTCGCTCTCGCGGTATTCGTAGGTATCCTGGTATCTGCACTCGTTTTCGCTGCCAAAAGCTCCAAGCACGTCACCGTTGAAGTCCTCAAGGATACTGACGAGGAACGCATCTACGCAGTCGAGGGAATGATTTACTTCGCCTCAGTCAGCGACTTTGCCGAGCACTTTCAGGCCAAGAGCGACACTCCAAAAATTGTCATCGATTTCGAAAAAGCACGCATCTGCGACCTTTCAGGCATCGAGGCCATCCACGCCATGTCCGAGCGCTACCGCAAGGCTGGCAAAGAGCTACGCCTGCGCCACCTTTCCCCGGACTGCCGCCACATGATCGAGAAGGCCGGCACGCTCGTGGACATCGAAGTCGCCCCTGACGATCCAGACTACACAGTCGCCAACTTGCGCGCACAAAAAGCCGACTAA